Proteins from one Globicephala melas chromosome 21, mGloMel1.2, whole genome shotgun sequence genomic window:
- the ASAH1 gene encoding acid ceramidase isoform X3, giving the protein MWTEDCRKSTYPPSGPTYRGPVPWYTINLDLPPYKRWHELMVDKAPALKVIVNSLKNMINAFEPSGKIVQLVDQKLPGLLGNFPGPFEEEMKGIAAVTEIPLGEIISFNIFYEFFTICTSIITEDKEGHLLHARNMDFGVFLGWNVNNNTWVVTEELKPLTVNLDFQRNNKTVFKAAGFAGYVGMLTGFKPGLLSLTLNERFSTNGGFMGVIEWILGKKDAKWIGFIIRSVLENSTSYEEAKTILTKTKVLAPAYFILGGNKSGEGCVITRDREQSLDIYELDPKQGIWYVVQTNYDRWKNPFFLDNRRTPAKMCLNQTTQENISFATMYDVLSTKPVLNKLTVYTALIDVTKGQFETYLRDCPDPCIGW; this is encoded by the exons CTATAGGGGTCCGGTTCCGTGGTACACTATAAATCTCGATTTACCACCGTACAAAAGATGGCATGAATTGATGGTTGACAAGGCACCAGCG ctaAAAGTTATAGTGAATTCCCTGAAAAATATGATAAATGCATTTGAGCCAAGTGGAAAAATTGTGCAGTTAGTGGATCAAAAGTTG CCTGGTCTACTTGGCAACTTTCCCGGGCCTTTCGAGGAGGAAATGAAGGGGATTGCAGCAGTTACTGAAATACCTTTAG GAGAGattatttcattcaatattttctatgaattttttaCCATTTGTACTTCAATAATAACAGAAGACAAAGAAG GTCATCTACTACATGCCCGAAACATGGATTTTGGAGTATTTCTTGG GTGGAATGTAAACAATAATACCTGGGTCGTAACTGAGGAACTAAAACCTTTAACAGTGAATTTGGACttccaaagaaacaataaaactgTCTTCAAGGCGGCAGGCTTTGCTGGCTATGTGGGCATGTTAACAGGATTCAAACCA GGACTACTTAGTCTTACGCTTAATGAACGTTTCAGTACAAATGGCGGTTTTATGG GTGTCATAGAATGGATTTTGGGAAAGAAAGATGCCAAGTGGATAGGGTTTATCATTAGATCAGTTCTGGAAAATAGCACAAG TTATGAAGAAGCCAAGACTATATTGACCAAAACCAAAGTATTGGCCCCAGCATACTTTATCCTGGGAGGCAACAAGTCTGGGGAGGGTTGTGTGATTACACGAGACAGAGAACAGTCTTTGGATATATATGA ACTCGACCCCAAGCAGGGTATATGGTATGTGGTGCAAACAAATTATGACCGTTGGAAAAATCCCTTCTTCCTTGATAATCGCAGAACACCTGCAAAGATGTGTCTAAACCAGACAACCCAAGAG aaTATCTCATTTGCAACCATGTACGATGTCCTGTCAACAAAACCTGTCCTCaacaag CTGACGGTATACACAGCCTTGATAGACGTTACCAAAGGTCAATTTGAAACATACCTGCGGGACTGCCCAGACCCCTGTATAGGTTGGTGA